The following proteins come from a genomic window of Cronobacter malonaticus LMG 23826:
- a CDS encoding GNAT family N-acetyltransferase yields the protein MPEASIVHDGYGFRCATLNLALPLTLGLDGSAVLHHPGDMPDGWLVATLDQLFVAAPALTGITLPWAQWRDEPQAQALFNAVQCDYLARDAFWQLSLWLRGERIAARAGIEFDETRQLAFPARPPQPEGEVYRRYDPQIKRTLSFRVADVARDAERFTRWMNAPRVNAFWEMAGPQAEQEKYLRKQLDATYCYPLIGCFDDEPFGYFEIYWAAEDRIGRHYRWQPFDRGLHMLVGEEQWRGAQYIRSWLRGLSHYLWLDEPRTQRLVAEPRFDNQRLFRHLPVAGFETVKEFDFPHKRSRLVMSQRSRFFSEVGL from the coding sequence ATGCCTGAAGCCAGCATTGTTCATGACGGTTACGGTTTTCGCTGTGCGACGCTCAACCTCGCGCTGCCGCTGACCCTCGGGCTTGACGGCAGCGCCGTACTGCATCATCCGGGCGACATGCCAGACGGGTGGCTGGTCGCTACCCTCGATCAGCTTTTTGTCGCGGCGCCAGCCCTCACGGGCATTACGCTGCCGTGGGCGCAGTGGCGCGATGAGCCGCAGGCGCAGGCGCTGTTTAACGCCGTACAGTGTGATTATCTGGCCCGTGACGCGTTCTGGCAGCTGTCGCTGTGGCTGCGCGGCGAGCGCATCGCGGCGCGTGCGGGAATAGAGTTTGACGAGACGCGCCAGCTCGCGTTCCCGGCGCGTCCGCCGCAGCCAGAAGGCGAGGTCTATCGCCGCTACGATCCGCAAATCAAACGCACGCTCAGTTTCCGCGTGGCGGATGTGGCGCGGGATGCGGAGCGTTTTACCCGCTGGATGAACGCGCCGCGCGTGAACGCCTTCTGGGAGATGGCCGGGCCGCAGGCGGAGCAGGAAAAATATCTGCGTAAGCAGCTCGATGCCACGTACTGCTATCCGCTGATCGGCTGCTTCGACGACGAACCCTTCGGCTATTTTGAAATTTACTGGGCAGCGGAAGACCGCATCGGCCGCCATTACCGCTGGCAGCCGTTCGATCGCGGGCTGCATATGCTGGTGGGCGAAGAGCAGTGGCGCGGCGCGCAGTACATCCGCAGCTGGCTGCGCGGCCTGAGCCACTATCTGTGGCTGGACGAACCGCGCACGCAGCGTCTGGTGGCGGAACCGCGCTTTGATAACCAGCGCCTGTTCCGCCATTTGCCGGTCGCCGGTTTTGAGACCGTGAAAGAGTTCGATTTTCCACACAAGCGCTCGCGGCTGGTGATGAGCCAGCGCAGCCGTTTCTTCAGCGAGGTGGGACTATGA
- a CDS encoding IucA/IucC family protein, translating to MVSLPRPAATDVAAQCFLNALLRETRDWQLIPGALPQEPAQIHLPLSETQAIRIALRYFSPTQHHQYLFPAMLVASDNDSCEQVDFTQLVELILAKPSVKGELTDDVLARFARRVQESHRHTWQAIELRHDWATLRAQPLNFAEAEQALLVGHAFHPAPKSHEPFDETEARRYLPDFAPRFPLRWFAVNKTYVAGESLGLDLRTRLLRFAAQSAPALLAHFTDTRWLVPMHPWQAEYLLAQPWCQALVEKGELIDLGEAGAPWLPTSSSRSLYSETNNDMIKFSLSVRLTNSVRTLSVKEVKRGMRLARMAQTSRWQALQARYPTMRVMQEDGWVGLCDTQGTIQEESLMALRVNLLFDTPETQTNVLVSLTQAAPDGGDSLLACAVRRLSERLSLPLAQAARCWVQAYCERILLPLFSAEADYGLVLLAHQQNILVEMQQDLPVGLIYRDCQGSGFTDSALLWLAEAGEPEAENRFSEAQLLRYFPYYLLVNSTLAVTAALGAAGFESEENLMALVRNALTQLRATARDTRCLDYVLESRHWNCKGNFFCYLHDHNENTIADPAVIYFNFDNPFAGSTHDA from the coding sequence ATGGTTTCCCTGCCCCGCCCTGCCGCGACAGACGTCGCGGCTCAGTGTTTTCTTAACGCGCTGCTGCGTGAAACCCGGGACTGGCAACTGATCCCCGGCGCATTACCGCAGGAGCCGGCGCAGATCCATTTACCGCTCTCTGAAACGCAGGCAATCCGCATTGCGCTGCGCTACTTCTCCCCGACGCAACATCATCAATACCTGTTCCCGGCAATGCTGGTAGCAAGCGATAACGATAGCTGCGAACAAGTTGATTTCACGCAACTTGTCGAACTCATCCTGGCGAAGCCTTCCGTGAAAGGTGAACTGACCGATGACGTACTGGCCCGCTTTGCGCGCCGCGTTCAGGAGAGCCATCGCCATACCTGGCAGGCGATTGAACTGCGTCACGACTGGGCTACGCTTCGCGCGCAGCCGCTCAACTTTGCAGAGGCGGAGCAGGCGCTGCTGGTCGGGCACGCGTTTCATCCGGCACCGAAATCGCACGAGCCGTTTGATGAGACCGAAGCCCGCCGCTATCTGCCCGATTTCGCGCCGCGCTTTCCGCTGCGCTGGTTTGCGGTAAATAAAACGTATGTGGCGGGCGAGAGCCTGGGGTTAGATCTGCGCACGCGTCTGCTGCGTTTCGCGGCGCAGAGCGCGCCTGCGCTGCTTGCGCACTTTACCGATACGCGCTGGCTGGTGCCGATGCACCCGTGGCAGGCCGAGTATCTGCTCGCGCAACCGTGGTGTCAGGCGCTGGTGGAGAAGGGCGAGCTTATCGATCTGGGCGAAGCGGGCGCGCCGTGGCTGCCGACCAGTTCTTCGCGTTCGCTCTACAGCGAAACCAATAACGACATGATCAAATTCTCACTCAGCGTGCGCCTCACCAACTCGGTGCGCACGCTGTCAGTGAAAGAAGTTAAGCGCGGAATGCGTCTGGCGCGGATGGCGCAGACTTCCCGCTGGCAGGCGTTACAGGCGCGCTATCCGACGATGCGTGTGATGCAGGAAGATGGCTGGGTGGGCCTTTGCGACACGCAGGGGACTATTCAGGAAGAGAGCCTGATGGCGCTGCGCGTCAATCTGCTGTTCGACACGCCAGAAACCCAGACGAATGTGCTGGTGAGCCTCACTCAGGCCGCGCCGGACGGCGGCGACAGCCTGTTGGCCTGCGCCGTGCGCCGCCTCAGTGAACGCCTCAGCCTGCCGCTCGCACAGGCGGCGCGCTGCTGGGTGCAGGCGTACTGCGAACGCATTCTGCTGCCGCTCTTCAGCGCCGAGGCCGATTACGGCCTGGTGCTGCTGGCGCATCAGCAAAACATTCTGGTGGAGATGCAGCAGGATCTGCCGGTGGGCCTGATTTATCGCGACTGTCAGGGCAGCGGCTTTACCGATAGCGCGCTGCTGTGGCTTGCGGAGGCCGGCGAGCCGGAAGCTGAAAATCGCTTCAGCGAAGCCCAGCTGCTGCGCTACTTCCCGTATTACCTGCTGGTGAACTCCACGCTGGCGGTAACCGCCGCGCTGGGTGCCGCCGGGTTTGAGAGCGAAGAAAATCTGATGGCGCTGGTGCGTAACGCGCTGACCCAACTGCGCGCCACCGCCCGCGACACCCGCTGCCTCGATTATGTGCTGGAGAGCCGCCACTGGAACTGCAAGGGCAACTTCTTCTGCTATCTGCACGATCACAATGAAAACACCATCGCCGACCCGGCGGTCATCTACTTCAACTTCGACAATCCGTTTGCAGGGAGCACGCATGATGCCTGA
- the iucC gene encoding IucA/IucC family protein, producing MTALLWERVNREMVAKILAELEYERTLTAQETEANRWTIALGDETWTFDAKRGIWGWLHINPATLANESGSAIEAESALRQLAVVLKMSDAQTAEHLEDLYATLRGDMQLLEARKELNADALVDMDPDELQCLMSGHPKFIFNKGRRGWGLDALKAYAPEYRGRFRLHWVAVRRDLMVWSSDADCDINNLLASAMDDSERQRFTRYWQALHLDENWLPVPLHPWQWQQKIALHFLPQLARGEIIDLGVFGDEYIAQQSLRTLTNVSRRSAFDIKLPLTIYNTSCYRGIPGKYIAAGPLASRWLQQQFAADKTLLALGAQILGEPAAGYVTHTGYAALKTAPYRYQEMFGVIWRENPSCWLRPGEQAVLMAALMETDNAGRPLIDAWIARSGMSAEAWLAQLFRVVVIPFYHLLCRYGVALIAHGQNVTLVMKDHVPQRILLKDFQGDMRLVDETFPEMESLPEPVKAVTSRLSADYIIHDLQTGHFVTVLRFVSRLTEQCGVSETRFYRLLADVLQDYMAAHPEMAARFARFDLFKPQIIRVVLNPVKLTFAEHDGGSRMLPNYLTDLDNPLYLVTRETAS from the coding sequence ATGACGGCCTTGCTTTGGGAGCGCGTGAACCGCGAGATGGTGGCGAAAATTCTCGCCGAGCTGGAGTATGAGCGCACGCTGACGGCGCAGGAAACGGAGGCTAACCGCTGGACGATTGCGCTTGGCGATGAGACCTGGACGTTTGACGCGAAGCGCGGCATCTGGGGCTGGCTGCATATCAACCCGGCGACGCTCGCAAACGAGAGCGGCAGCGCCATTGAGGCTGAAAGTGCCCTGCGCCAGCTGGCCGTGGTGCTGAAAATGAGCGACGCGCAGACGGCGGAGCATCTCGAAGATCTCTACGCGACGCTCAGGGGCGATATGCAGTTGCTGGAAGCGCGTAAGGAACTTAACGCCGACGCACTCGTCGATATGGATCCGGATGAACTGCAGTGCCTGATGTCAGGCCATCCGAAATTTATCTTCAACAAAGGGCGTCGCGGCTGGGGGCTGGATGCGCTGAAGGCTTACGCGCCGGAATACCGTGGCCGTTTTCGCCTGCACTGGGTGGCGGTCCGCCGTGACCTGATGGTCTGGAGCAGCGACGCCGACTGCGACATCAATAATCTGCTGGCAAGCGCCATGGACGACAGCGAACGCCAGCGTTTTACCCGCTACTGGCAGGCGCTGCATCTGGATGAAAACTGGCTGCCGGTGCCGCTGCATCCGTGGCAGTGGCAGCAGAAAATCGCCCTGCATTTTCTGCCGCAGCTGGCGCGCGGTGAGATTATCGATCTCGGCGTGTTTGGCGATGAGTATATCGCCCAGCAGTCGCTGCGCACGCTGACCAACGTCAGCCGCCGCTCGGCGTTTGACATCAAACTGCCGCTCACGATTTACAACACCTCCTGCTACCGCGGCATTCCGGGTAAATACATCGCCGCGGGGCCGCTCGCCTCGCGCTGGCTGCAACAGCAGTTCGCCGCTGATAAAACGCTGCTGGCGCTGGGTGCGCAGATCCTCGGCGAGCCTGCGGCAGGTTACGTGACGCACACCGGTTACGCCGCGCTGAAAACCGCACCCTATCGCTACCAGGAGATGTTTGGCGTGATCTGGCGGGAAAACCCCTCCTGCTGGCTGCGCCCCGGCGAACAGGCCGTGCTGATGGCCGCGCTGATGGAAACCGACAACGCGGGACGCCCGCTGATTGACGCGTGGATCGCCCGCTCGGGCATGAGCGCTGAAGCGTGGCTTGCACAACTCTTCCGCGTGGTCGTCATTCCGTTTTATCACCTGCTGTGCCGCTACGGCGTGGCGCTGATCGCCCACGGCCAGAACGTGACGCTGGTGATGAAAGACCATGTGCCGCAGCGCATTCTGCTGAAGGATTTCCAGGGCGATATGCGTCTGGTGGATGAAACGTTCCCGGAGATGGAGAGCCTGCCGGAGCCGGTCAAAGCCGTCACGTCGCGCCTTTCTGCTGATTACATTATTCACGATTTACAGACCGGGCATTTTGTTACGGTGCTGCGTTTCGTCTCGCGTCTGACAGAACAGTGCGGCGTCAGTGAAACCCGGTTCTATCGCCTGCTGGCCGATGTGCTGCAGGACTATATGGCCGCGCACCCGGAGATGGCGGCACGCTTCGCGCGCTTTGATCTCTTTAAACCGCAGATCATTCGCGTGGTGCTCAACCCGGTCAAACTCACTTTCGCCGAGCATGACGGCGGCAGCCGTATGTTGCCCAATTACCTCACCGATCTTGATAACCCGCTGTATCTGGTCACCAGGGAGACCGCATCATGA
- a CDS encoding lysine N(6)-hydroxylase/L-ornithine N(5)-oxygenase family protein → MKTYDFIGIGIGPFNLSIAALAEGLDGFSSLFLERKPHFSWHPGMMVPDCHMQTSFLKDLVSAVEPTNRYSFLNYLVQRKKFYRFLTTEQRTVSREEFADYLCWAADNLSNLSFSQQVQQVSFNEASGLFEVVTQRERFFARHVCMGIGKQVNLPDCVPAQSDHCFHASEMMLRTPSLAGKRVTVVGGGQSGADLFLNIFRGEWGQPAALNWVSRRNNYNALDEAAFANEYFTPEYLESFATLDEKTRCDLLAEQKMTSDGVTSESLLAIYRAMYHRFEVLREKPWAHLLPSRSVTRVTPQAQGQRLSLRHHLDGGQETLDTDVVIFATGYRPARPAFLAPLAHRLELDEREGFRVNTDFTLAWNGPRTNHLFAVNAGMHSLGIAEPQLSLMAWRAARILNVAHPDTPFELSTTPGVIQWLSRPETVTCQISQPVNSTDY, encoded by the coding sequence ATGAAAACGTACGATTTCATCGGCATTGGCATCGGCCCGTTTAATCTCAGCATCGCCGCGCTTGCCGAAGGGCTTGACGGCTTCAGCTCGCTGTTTCTTGAACGCAAACCGCACTTCTCCTGGCATCCGGGCATGATGGTGCCGGACTGCCATATGCAGACCAGTTTCCTGAAAGATCTGGTCAGCGCGGTGGAGCCAACCAACCGTTACAGTTTTCTGAACTACCTGGTGCAGCGCAAAAAGTTTTACCGTTTCCTGACCACCGAGCAGCGCACGGTGTCCCGTGAAGAGTTCGCCGATTACCTCTGCTGGGCGGCGGATAACCTGAGCAATCTGTCGTTCAGCCAGCAGGTGCAGCAGGTGAGTTTTAACGAGGCCAGCGGGTTGTTTGAAGTGGTGACCCAGCGCGAGCGCTTCTTCGCGCGCCACGTCTGCATGGGCATCGGTAAACAGGTTAATCTGCCCGACTGCGTGCCGGCGCAGAGCGACCATTGCTTCCACGCCAGCGAAATGATGCTGCGCACGCCGTCGCTTGCCGGTAAGCGGGTGACGGTTGTTGGCGGCGGCCAGAGCGGTGCCGACCTGTTCCTGAATATTTTCCGCGGCGAGTGGGGCCAGCCTGCGGCACTGAACTGGGTGTCACGCCGTAACAACTACAATGCGCTCGATGAAGCCGCGTTCGCTAACGAATATTTCACGCCGGAATACCTTGAGAGCTTCGCCACGCTTGATGAGAAGACGCGCTGCGATCTGCTCGCCGAGCAAAAGATGACGTCTGATGGTGTGACCAGCGAATCGCTGCTCGCTATTTATCGCGCCATGTATCACCGCTTCGAAGTTCTGCGTGAAAAACCCTGGGCGCATCTGCTGCCGTCACGTTCGGTTACCCGCGTGACGCCGCAGGCGCAGGGCCAGCGTCTGTCGCTGCGACATCATCTGGACGGCGGCCAGGAAACGCTGGATACCGATGTGGTGATTTTCGCGACCGGCTATCGCCCTGCCCGGCCGGCGTTTCTCGCCCCGCTGGCGCATCGTCTGGAGCTGGACGAACGCGAAGGCTTCCGGGTTAACACCGATTTCACGCTGGCGTGGAACGGACCGCGCACGAACCATCTTTTTGCCGTCAATGCCGGGATGCACAGCCTCGGCATTGCGGAACCTCAGCTCAGTCTGATGGCCTGGCGGGCCGCGCGCATTCTCAATGTCGCGCACCCGGATACGCCGTTTGAACTGAGCACCACGCCTGGCGTGATCCAGTGGCTCTCCCGGCCGGAAACGGTCACATGCCAGAT